In Conexivisphaerales archaeon, a single window of DNA contains:
- a CDS encoding ZIP family metal transporter has product MDFIQTSITGAIAGLTIFISLPAGKIGRLSQRTKGFVDGIAIGILAFLFYDVTSNAINPIELSFKSLAMYNDSVLMIIALVIGFGVFFIGLSYYSTRFRSEKMNDPFHLSTLIASGIGIHNFGEGLAIGASASEGLISLAILLVIGFALHNSTEGFGIVAPLLSSSQSKTSWLFLFKVGLIGGGPTIIGSMIGFFVINRIMYVALMSAAGGAILFVVLQLYGAGKAFKSDRALGSGVFIGFVIAFITDIFVSTYV; this is encoded by the coding sequence ATGGATTTCATTCAGACATCAATTACAGGCGCAATAGCCGGTCTTACAATATTTATCAGTCTACCAGCTGGTAAAATTGGTCGGTTATCACAAAGGACTAAGGGATTTGTTGACGGCATAGCAATAGGAATACTTGCCTTTCTCTTCTATGATGTCACTTCAAACGCGATAAATCCAATAGAATTATCATTTAAATCTCTAGCCATGTATAACGATTCTGTTTTGATGATTATAGCTCTAGTGATAGGATTTGGTGTCTTCTTTATCGGGCTTTCTTACTATAGCACAAGGTTTCGATCTGAGAAAATGAACGATCCATTTCATCTTTCTACTTTAATAGCTAGCGGCATAGGGATACACAATTTCGGAGAGGGTCTTGCCATAGGAGCATCAGCGTCAGAGGGTTTGATTTCATTAGCAATACTCCTTGTTATAGGGTTTGCACTGCATAATTCAACAGAGGGTTTTGGAATAGTAGCACCTCTGCTATCCTCATCTCAATCAAAGACCTCTTGGTTATTTCTGTTCAAGGTGGGTTTGATAGGTGGTGGACCTACTATTATAGGCTCTATGATAGGCTTCTTCGTCATAAACAGGATAATGTATGTAGCTCTAATGTCTGCAGCTGGTGGCGCAATTCTTTTTGTTGTATTGCAACTTTATGGAGCAGGGAAGGCATTTAAATCAGATCGTGCACTTGGGAGTGGTGTCTTTATCGGATTTGTGATAGCCTTTATCACTGATATATTTGTGTCTACATATGTATAG
- a CDS encoding alanine--glyoxylate aminotransferase family protein: MSEPQLGHTGTKFYSEFVDILDLTKYTFKTKGNVIVFSGSGTSGMEAAASSAIEPGEKVLSLETGFFGKRFSSIAEIYGANVTKLTVPDGSEFDPGTLDERMSKGSYDVVLMTHVETSTGVENRVKELVRIAKKHGALTIVDAVASLGGCELDFDDWGIDIAFAGSQKAIAAPPGAMLMAISEKAIQKIQNRKTPVKSYYYNLQRWMDVMKDPHIYLTTPSTAVLRALRVALQMVKEEGIEQRIRRHKELSDLFLRSLKSANISIFSNRPSPTVTAIKVSNATAIQKKILDMHNIMVATGLANHKDDMLRIGHMGNITEEELLMTLFALLDILRQTGQNIDVAGSIGVFFDRIKVTATA; encoded by the coding sequence TATTGGATTTGACCAAGTATACATTCAAAACAAAAGGCAATGTGATAGTCTTCTCAGGCTCGGGAACTTCAGGAATGGAGGCAGCAGCAAGTAGTGCAATAGAGCCTGGAGAAAAAGTGCTTAGCCTTGAAACGGGATTCTTTGGAAAGAGATTTTCAAGTATAGCTGAAATCTATGGAGCTAACGTAACCAAGCTTACAGTACCCGATGGATCAGAATTTGATCCTGGAACCTTGGATGAAAGAATGTCCAAGGGATCTTATGATGTTGTGTTGATGACACATGTTGAGACTAGCACTGGAGTTGAGAATAGAGTGAAGGAACTTGTTAGAATAGCCAAAAAGCATGGTGCATTAACAATAGTTGACGCAGTTGCTTCATTAGGAGGGTGTGAACTGGATTTTGATGACTGGGGAATAGATATCGCATTTGCAGGTTCTCAAAAAGCTATTGCTGCACCACCTGGAGCCATGCTGATGGCTATTTCTGAAAAAGCTATTCAAAAAATACAGAATAGAAAGACCCCAGTTAAATCCTACTATTATAACCTCCAAAGATGGATGGATGTAATGAAAGACCCACACATATACCTGACAACTCCATCCACAGCTGTACTGCGAGCATTGAGGGTTGCACTGCAAATGGTCAAAGAAGAAGGAATAGAACAGAGAATACGCAGGCACAAGGAACTGTCGGATTTATTTTTAAGGTCACTCAAATCTGCTAACATAAGCATATTCTCAAACAGACCATCACCTACTGTTACTGCTATAAAGGTGAGTAATGCCACAGCAATTCAAAAGAAGATTCTTGATATGCATAATATAATGGTGGCTACGGGGTTAGCCAATCACAAGGATGACATGCTGAGAATAGGCCATATGGGTAACATAACAGAGGAAGAATTGTTGATGACGCTCTTTGCTCTGCTTGATATTCTTAGACAAACAGGACAGAACATAGATGTCGCGGGCTCAATCGGAGTCTTCTTCGATAGGATAAAGGTAACAGCCACAGCTTAG
- a CDS encoding proline dehydrogenase family protein — translation MPVAKHFIAGTTISDVIEQGKILNAKGYKIIANFLGEDVISDDAIENTVQEYLNLYDLLDENRIAGSVSVKLTQLGLTLSNEKAILNLKRILDKAKSLDRYLWLDMEGSKYTDSIIEIYLSALKEYNNVGLAIQAYLKRTESDLDRILPKGGQVRLCKGAYNEPASIAIKKRPDIRENYKKLLKKLFEQGNFFAIATHDEDLISFAAELSKQSNVQNFEFQVLKGVREDMQARILGNGYTVSIYLPYGKEWLPYAIRRIRERRRNIFLLFRALLG, via the coding sequence TTGCCTGTAGCAAAGCATTTTATAGCAGGAACCACAATTTCTGACGTTATAGAACAAGGTAAAATCTTAAACGCCAAAGGATACAAAATTATTGCAAATTTTTTGGGAGAAGATGTTATCTCAGATGATGCGATAGAGAATACTGTTCAGGAGTATCTAAATCTTTACGATTTATTGGATGAAAATAGGATTGCTGGAAGCGTAAGTGTGAAGTTGACACAGCTTGGACTTACACTATCAAACGAAAAAGCAATTTTGAACCTAAAAAGAATACTAGATAAAGCAAAATCGCTCGATAGGTATCTCTGGCTTGATATGGAGGGTTCAAAGTATACCGACAGCATAATAGAGATATATCTTTCAGCACTGAAGGAATATAATAATGTGGGGCTAGCTATACAAGCATATCTAAAGAGGACAGAGTCCGACTTGGATAGAATCCTTCCAAAGGGTGGACAGGTTAGACTGTGCAAAGGAGCATATAATGAACCAGCATCAATTGCGATAAAGAAAAGACCAGATATAAGAGAAAATTACAAAAAACTTCTAAAAAAACTCTTTGAACAAGGTAACTTTTTCGCTATTGCTACTCATGATGAGGATCTGATAAGTTTTGCAGCTGAGCTGTCTAAACAATCAAACGTACAAAATTTTGAGTTTCAGGTACTGAAGGGAGTTAGAGAGGATATGCAAGCTAGGATTCTAGGCAACGGCTATACAGTATCGATTTATTTGCCATATGGGAAAGAATGGCTTCCTTATGCCATAAGAAGAATAAGGGAAAGAAGGAGAAACATATTCCTTCTCTTCAGAGCACTTCTTGGGTAG